Proteins encoded together in one Astyanax mexicanus isolate ESR-SI-001 chromosome 10, AstMex3_surface, whole genome shotgun sequence window:
- the LOC103042757 gene encoding kelch-like protein 25 isoform X2, which yields MSVSVHENRKSRTSTGSMNISLFHKPSHPDSVLTHLNTLRKQCMFTDVTLWAGDRSFPCHRAVLAACSRYFEAMFSGGLRESLDSDVNFRDSVHPEVLELLLDFAYSSRVIINEENAESLLEAGDMLQFHDIRDAAAEFLEKNLHSSNCLGMMLLSDAHQCKRLYELSWRMCLVHFAAVRDTEDFYGLSKDKLLELILSDELEIEDEQIVFNAVMRWVKYDLDSRRDYLPELLRGIRLALLPSECLIEAVACEELVMSDKRSRQIVEEAIQCKKKILQNDGVVTSPCARPRKAGHTLLILGGQTFMCDKIYQVDHKAKEIIPKSDLPSPRKEFSACAIGCKVYVTGGRGSENGVSKDVWIYDTVHEEWSKGAPMLIARFGHGSAELENCLYVVGGHTAIAGVFPASPSVSLKQVERYDPLTNKWTMMAPLRDGVSNAAVVSAKLKLFVFGGTTIHRDKASKVQCYDPVENRWTIAAECPQPWRYTAAAVLGSQIFIMGGDTEFTAASAYRFDCETNLWTRVGDMTSKRMSCHAVASGNKLYVVGGYFGTQRCKTLDCYDPTSDSWNSITTVPYSLIPTAFVSTWKHLPA from the coding sequence ATGTCAGTCAGCGTCCATGAGAACCGCAAGTCAAGGACAAGCACAGGCTCCATGAACATCTCCCTCTTCCACAAGCCCTCACATCCGGACAGCGTCCTGACGCACCTCAACACTCTCCGCAAACAGTGCATGTTCACTGACGTGACGTTATGGGCCGGGGACCGTTCCTTCCCTTGCCACAGGGCGGTACTGGCGGCGTGCAGCCGCTACTTCGAGGCGATGTTCAGTGGAGGCCTCCGTGAAAGTCTGGACAGTGATGTTAACTTCCGGGACAGTGTGCACCCAGAGGTTCTGGAGCTGCTGCTGGACTTTGCTTACTCCTCTCGAGTTATTATCAATGAGGAGAACGCAGAGTCGCTTCTGGAAGCTGGAGATATGCTACAATTCCACGACATCCGTGACGCAGCAGCAGAGTTTCTCGAAAAGAACCTGCATTCGTCCAACTGTCTGGGGATGATGCTGCTTTCTGATGCCCACCAGTGCAAGCGCCTCTATGAACTTTCATGGAGGATGTGCCTGGTTCATTTTGCAGCAGTCCGAGACACAGAGGACTTTTACGGTTTGTCTAAAGACAAGCTCCTGGAACTTATCCTCAGCGATGAGCTGGAGATAGAGGATGAGCAGATAGTATTTAACGCAGTTATGCGATGGGTCAAGTACGATTTAGACAGTCGCAGAGACTACCTTCCTGAGCTGCTCCGGGGTATCCGTCTCGCGCTGTTGCCATCGGAGTGCCTCATCGAGGCCGTGGCTTGTGAAGAACTGGTTATGTCAGACAAGCGAAGCAGGCAGATTGTGGAAGAGGCCATTCAGTGCAAGAAGAAGATTCTGCAGAATGATGGAGTTGTCACCAGTCCCTGTGCCAGGCCACGCAAAGCTGGTCACACGTTGCTCATTCTTGGAGGCCAGACGTTCATGTGTGATAAAATCTACCAAGTAGATCATAAAGCGAAAGAAATTATTCCCAAGTCAGACTTGCCCAGTCCTAGAAAGGAGTTTAGTGCTTGTGCCATTGGCTGCAAGGTTTACGTGACTGGAGGGAGGGGTTCGGAAAATGGAGTCTCAAAAGATGTATGGATATACGATACGGTCCATGAGGAGTGGTCCAAAGGCGCTCCGATGTTAATCGCACGCTTCGGCCATGGTTCAGCAGAGCTGGAAAATTGCCTTTATGTTGTTGGAGGTCACACTGCCATAGCTGGCGTTTTTCCTGCTTCCCCTTCAGTATCTCTGAAACAGGTAGAGCGGTACGACCCGCTGACCAACAAATGGACCATGATGGCACCGCTCAGAGATGGTGTCAGTAACGCAGCTGTAGTCAGTGCCAAGCTAAAGCTCTTTGTATTTGGTGGGACTACCATCCACAGGGACAAGGCTTCCAAAGTGCAGTGTTACGACCCTGTAGAGAACCGCTGGACGATAGCCGCAGAGTGTCCTCAGCCCTGGCGATACACCGCTGCTGCTGTGTTGGGCAGTCAGATCTTTATCATGGGCGGTGATACAGAATTCACCGCTGCTTCTGCTTACCGCTTCGACTGCGAGACCAATCTATGGACACGAGTAGGAGACATGACCTCTAAACGAATGAGCTGCCATGCTGTGGCCTCTGGTAACAAACTCTATGTAGTTGGTGGCTACTTTGGGACTCAGCGCTGCAAAACATTGGACTGCTATGATCCAACATCAGACAGCTGGAACAGTATCACCACAGTGCCTTATTCACTGATTCCCACTGCATTTGTTAGCACCTGGAAACACCTCCCAGCCTAG
- the LOC103042757 gene encoding kelch-like protein 25 isoform X1, which yields MQTPPQIFSVSACAWVSRFCHFQDIGTADSLEVAEKMSVSVHENRKSRTSTGSMNISLFHKPSHPDSVLTHLNTLRKQCMFTDVTLWAGDRSFPCHRAVLAACSRYFEAMFSGGLRESLDSDVNFRDSVHPEVLELLLDFAYSSRVIINEENAESLLEAGDMLQFHDIRDAAAEFLEKNLHSSNCLGMMLLSDAHQCKRLYELSWRMCLVHFAAVRDTEDFYGLSKDKLLELILSDELEIEDEQIVFNAVMRWVKYDLDSRRDYLPELLRGIRLALLPSECLIEAVACEELVMSDKRSRQIVEEAIQCKKKILQNDGVVTSPCARPRKAGHTLLILGGQTFMCDKIYQVDHKAKEIIPKSDLPSPRKEFSACAIGCKVYVTGGRGSENGVSKDVWIYDTVHEEWSKGAPMLIARFGHGSAELENCLYVVGGHTAIAGVFPASPSVSLKQVERYDPLTNKWTMMAPLRDGVSNAAVVSAKLKLFVFGGTTIHRDKASKVQCYDPVENRWTIAAECPQPWRYTAAAVLGSQIFIMGGDTEFTAASAYRFDCETNLWTRVGDMTSKRMSCHAVASGNKLYVVGGYFGTQRCKTLDCYDPTSDSWNSITTVPYSLIPTAFVSTWKHLPA from the exons ATGCAGACCCCACCTCAGATCTTCTCTGTCAGTGCCTGCGCCTGGGTCAGCAGATTTTGTCACT ttcaaGATATTGGCACAGCTGATTCCTTGGAGGTGGCAGAAAAAATGTCAGTCAGCGTCCATGAGAACCGCAAGTCAAGGACAAGCACAGGCTCCATGAACATCTCCCTCTTCCACAAGCCCTCACATCCGGACAGCGTCCTGACGCACCTCAACACTCTCCGCAAACAGTGCATGTTCACTGACGTGACGTTATGGGCCGGGGACCGTTCCTTCCCTTGCCACAGGGCGGTACTGGCGGCGTGCAGCCGCTACTTCGAGGCGATGTTCAGTGGAGGCCTCCGTGAAAGTCTGGACAGTGATGTTAACTTCCGGGACAGTGTGCACCCAGAGGTTCTGGAGCTGCTGCTGGACTTTGCTTACTCCTCTCGAGTTATTATCAATGAGGAGAACGCAGAGTCGCTTCTGGAAGCTGGAGATATGCTACAATTCCACGACATCCGTGACGCAGCAGCAGAGTTTCTCGAAAAGAACCTGCATTCGTCCAACTGTCTGGGGATGATGCTGCTTTCTGATGCCCACCAGTGCAAGCGCCTCTATGAACTTTCATGGAGGATGTGCCTGGTTCATTTTGCAGCAGTCCGAGACACAGAGGACTTTTACGGTTTGTCTAAAGACAAGCTCCTGGAACTTATCCTCAGCGATGAGCTGGAGATAGAGGATGAGCAGATAGTATTTAACGCAGTTATGCGATGGGTCAAGTACGATTTAGACAGTCGCAGAGACTACCTTCCTGAGCTGCTCCGGGGTATCCGTCTCGCGCTGTTGCCATCGGAGTGCCTCATCGAGGCCGTGGCTTGTGAAGAACTGGTTATGTCAGACAAGCGAAGCAGGCAGATTGTGGAAGAGGCCATTCAGTGCAAGAAGAAGATTCTGCAGAATGATGGAGTTGTCACCAGTCCCTGTGCCAGGCCACGCAAAGCTGGTCACACGTTGCTCATTCTTGGAGGCCAGACGTTCATGTGTGATAAAATCTACCAAGTAGATCATAAAGCGAAAGAAATTATTCCCAAGTCAGACTTGCCCAGTCCTAGAAAGGAGTTTAGTGCTTGTGCCATTGGCTGCAAGGTTTACGTGACTGGAGGGAGGGGTTCGGAAAATGGAGTCTCAAAAGATGTATGGATATACGATACGGTCCATGAGGAGTGGTCCAAAGGCGCTCCGATGTTAATCGCACGCTTCGGCCATGGTTCAGCAGAGCTGGAAAATTGCCTTTATGTTGTTGGAGGTCACACTGCCATAGCTGGCGTTTTTCCTGCTTCCCCTTCAGTATCTCTGAAACAGGTAGAGCGGTACGACCCGCTGACCAACAAATGGACCATGATGGCACCGCTCAGAGATGGTGTCAGTAACGCAGCTGTAGTCAGTGCCAAGCTAAAGCTCTTTGTATTTGGTGGGACTACCATCCACAGGGACAAGGCTTCCAAAGTGCAGTGTTACGACCCTGTAGAGAACCGCTGGACGATAGCCGCAGAGTGTCCTCAGCCCTGGCGATACACCGCTGCTGCTGTGTTGGGCAGTCAGATCTTTATCATGGGCGGTGATACAGAATTCACCGCTGCTTCTGCTTACCGCTTCGACTGCGAGACCAATCTATGGACACGAGTAGGAGACATGACCTCTAAACGAATGAGCTGCCATGCTGTGGCCTCTGGTAACAAACTCTATGTAGTTGGTGGCTACTTTGGGACTCAGCGCTGCAAAACATTGGACTGCTATGATCCAACATCAGACAGCTGGAACAGTATCACCACAGTGCCTTATTCACTGATTCCCACTGCATTTGTTAGCACCTGGAAACACCTCCCAGCCTAG